One genomic segment of Bombyx mori chromosome W, ASM3026992v2 includes these proteins:
- the LOC134201637 gene encoding uncharacterized protein LOC134201637 has protein sequence MGDFNTNFIAPLSSRSRKLQEIIGSTGLHVLPLQATHHNINGDDTWLDLMLTSTPTSVPTHGQYPAPGFSHHDLIFLSYTIKPPKPQPRVLSMRSFGRMNNENLCKDASKVDWDQLISSPSVDEKVHIFNEVVLGLYNTHAPIRKIKLKRPPGPWMTEGIRMAMRRRDRAFRKFRRNRFDDNWTKFKVSRNRCNQMILNAKRRYILENINSASPADIWKLLGTLGIGRQRHSDFQATISLNDINFHFSSATPLNNQMKCRTLNYLNGLSRLNVDSFEFSSVAVDEIKNIILSIKSNAVGCDNISRRMIVTILDHLLPVIWHITNFSLSSGSFPSLWRKAYVIPLPKIPNPSLPNHFRPISILPFLSKVIEACVHKQLSQFIFRNNLLSPYQSGFRPGHSTVSALLKVVGDIRTGMQDTKVTVLHWNGFHHIFGDASSVLVLMTPLQVGAVSTLACPRAIFPVETDGVTLVKVETTWPCGPPSTGS, from the exons ATGGGAGATTTCAACACCAACTTCATAGCTCCTTTATCCTCTCGTTCCCGTAAACTTCAGGAAATCATTGGGTCTACTGGTCTTCATGTCTTGCCTCTACAGGCTACTCACCACAACATTAATGGCGATGATACTTGGCTAGACCTAATGCTGACCTCCACTCCTACCTCTGTACCCACTCACGGTCAATATCCTGCTCCTGGTTTTTCCCATCACGACCTCATCTTTTTATCTTATACGATTAAACCTCCTAAACCACAGCCCAGGGTTTTGTCAATGCGTAGTTTTGGGCGTATGAATAACGAAAATCTATGCAAAGACGCTTCTAAAGTGGACTGGGACCAACTAATATCTTCACCCTCGGTAGATGAAAAGGTTCACATATTCAATGAAGTCGTCCTTGGGCTTTACAACACTCATGCGCCTAtcagaaaaattaaactgaaacgccCACCAGGTCCTTGGATGACTGAAGGTATTCGGATGGCTATGAGGCGCCGGGATCGGGCTTTTCGAAAATTTAGGAGGAATCGGTTTGATGAtaactggactaaatttaaGGTGTCGAGGAACCGGTGCAATCAGATGATACTTAACGCTAAACGACGCTACATTCTAGAAAACATAAATTCCGCTTCGCCTGCCGATATTTGGAAATTGCTTGGAACTCTGGGTATTGGTAGACAGCGTCACTCTGATTTTCAGGCGACGATAAGTTTGAATGACATCAACTTTCATTTCTCCTCTGCTACACCACTAAATAATCAAATGAAATGTCGCACCTTGAACTACCTGAATGGTTTGTCTCGACTTAATGTTGACTCCTTTGAATTTTCTTCGGTTGCTGTGGATGAGATCAAAAATATTATCCTGTCCATAAAATCGAACGCCGTGGGTTGTGACAATATAAGTCGCCGTATGATCGTCACAATCCTGGATCATCTTCTGCCAGTTATATGGCACATCACAAATTTCTCCCTATCATCAGGCTCTTTTCCGTCATTGTGGCGTAAGGcttatgttattcctttacctaaaattcctaacccttcccttcCAAATCACTTTAGGCCCATATCTATTCTTCCCTTCCTATCCAAGGTGATCGAGGCCTGCGTACACAAACAATTGTCGCAGTTTATTTTCCGGAACAACCTATTGAGCCCTTACCAGTCTGGCTTCCGACCAGGTCACTCCACCGTTTCCGCTCTCCTTAAAGTGGTTGGCGACATTAGGACAGGCATGCAAGACACTAAAGTCACAGTActg CACTGGAATGGTTTTCATCATATCTTCGGGGACGCCAGCAGTGTACTCGTATTGATGACACCTCTTCAAGTTGGTGCAGTGTCAACTCTGGCGTGCCCCAGGGCG ATTTTTCCAGTGGAAACTGACGGAGTTACACTCGTTAAAGTGGAAACCACGTGGCCATGTGGTCCCCCTTCCACTGGGAGTTGA